The Cottoperca gobio chromosome 22, fCotGob3.1, whole genome shotgun sequence genome contains a region encoding:
- the olig4 gene encoding oligodendrocyte transcription factor 4, whose protein sequence is MDSDCDSACSRSSSPDLVVDDSAGSFFSNKMFQTYCQENRADSEADQGRTEHCSGGDKTKARSELNTNDGQDLRLKVNSRERKRMHDLNQAMDSLREVMPYAHGPSVRKLSKISTLMLARNYILMLSSSLDEMKKLVGDVYGGSAAIQSRTAAHAAITPAAPTAHLPLHHLAHSLHSLVASTPSALQHHSPSPATALHSPPSASFLGFHAPVQGLLKDPLHLAGSYRHFPGMPCPCSLCQPLPTTTSTLHSLSMIK, encoded by the coding sequence ATGGATTCCGACTGTGACTCCGCCTGCAGCCGCTCCTCATCCCCGGACCTGGTGGTTGATGACTCAGCAGGGAGCTTCTTCTCCAACAAGATGTTCCAGACATACTGCCAAGAAAACAGAGCAGACAGCGAGGCCGACCAGGGCAGGACAGAGCACTGCAGCGGGGGCGATAAGACCAAGGCCAGGTCTGAGCTCAATACGAATGATGGGCAAGACCTGAGACTGAAAGTGAATAGTCGTGAGCGGAAAAGGATGCACGATCTGAACCAGGCGATGGACAGCCTGAGAGAGGTCATGCCCTACGCTCATGGACCTTCAGTCCGCAAGCTGTCCAAAATCTCCACTTTGATGTTAGCTCGCAACTACATCCTCATGCTGTCCAGCTCCTTGGATGAGATGAAGAAATTGGTGGGGGATGTTTATGGAGGCAGTGCTGCCATCCAGAGCCGAACTGCTGCCCACGCAGCTATCACCCCTGCAGCCCCCACTGCCCACCTGCCTCTGCATCATCTGGCACACTCTCTGCACTCTCTGGTGGCCAGCACGCCTTCAGCTCTCCAGCATCACTCACCTTCTCCCGCCACAGCCTTGCACTCGCCTCCATCCGCCAGCTTCCTGGGTTTCCACGCTCCAGTCCAGGGCCTGCTGAAGGACCCCCTTCACTTGGCCGGCTCCTATAGGCACTTCCCCGGCATGCCTTGCCCCTGCTCGCTCTGCCAGCCTTTGCCCACCACTACCTCCACATTACATAGCCTGTCTATGATCAAGTGA